Proteins from a genomic interval of Euwallacea fornicatus isolate EFF26 chromosome 1, ASM4011564v1, whole genome shotgun sequence:
- the tsu gene encoding RNA-binding protein 8A, producing the protein MADVLDINDVGDIDVEDEGDQSVLRLKEKVVTRKGRGFGANEPRDQEKVRGYESIDRGDGDEPGPQKSVEGWILFITSVHEEANEDDLTEKFSEFGPIKNISINLDRRTGFLKGYALIEYNTYDEAAAAREALNGSALLGQTIGVDWCFVKGPKKSKRKSRRH; encoded by the exons atggCGGATGTGTTGGACATCAACGATGTCGGCGATATCGACGTAGAGGACGAGGGGGACCAAAGTGTATTGAGGCTGAAAGAGAAAGTGGTGACACGAAAGGGACGCGGTTTTGGGGCTAATGAGCCTCGTGATCAGGAGAAAGTCCGTGGCTACGAGAGCATAGACCGTGGAGATGGAGATGAACCTG gGCCTCAAAAGTCGGTGGAAGGTTGGATTTTGTTCATAACTTCAGTACATGAAGAAGCAAATGAGGATGACTTGACTGAAAAATTCTCAGAGTTTGGCCCAATTAAAAACATCAGCATTAACTTGGACAGAAGAACAGGGTTCTTAAAGGGTTATGCCCTAATTGAGTACAATACTTATGATGAAGCTGCAGCTGCTCGCGAAGCACTAAATGGCTCCGCTCTACTGGGACAAACAATTGGAGTTGATTGGTGCTTTGTCAAGGGGCCTAAAAAGTCCAAGAGAAAGAGTCGTAGACATTAA
- the LOC136341561 gene encoding ataxin-10 isoform X1, with translation MSLTNHGSSDRTSKPSFLPLDPSKPPPNSFDECLNILQEIKHFKVAISGPLLDNLCCWLNFCLEYYKDFSENDDPILETLTEAMRALRQCAVYDTTATYLVRKDSNFSVFLNSVVSKIVVLHLQSELFVKILLQVVLNLLSGEIEESKKLRREVLRSQLNISEFIGLNVFPYEISALLYNAYYDQQITEENLLKWVFKAFAEDMNHTNEYLDMLMGKIISESQIWEQFPQLPSSHRLQILIFLQEALTSPDKNTLIIKVNPPQYCLQCLARTFSNSGSIIFQTTPNNTDSIKEVLVLLQVLAHLSSEELHLKHLSNDKDLLINCGVLLINAHQLGKCEGSVFTPMQKLEELQNPSEDLRGSLVFGFKADLIRLIANLCWRNRVMQELAREAELIPVLLDCCNMDAKNPFIIQWAILAIRNICENNRENQLIIGGLTQKKFISSEILENFGVKLHNDGKHSTGIILDTNKR, from the exons ATGAGCCTCACTAACCATGGCTCATCCGACCGCACATCGAAACCCTCTTTTTTGCCTCTTGACCCTTCAAAACCACCTCCTAATTCTTTTGATGAGTGTCTGAAcattttacaagaaataaaacatttcaa AGTCGCCATTTCAGGCCCCCTGCTGGATAACCTTTGCTGCTGGCTAAATTTTTGCCTTGAGTATTATAAAGATTTCTCTGAGAATGATGATCCAATACTAGAAACATTAACTGAGGCCATGAGGGCCCTAAGACAATGTGCTGTGTATGATACAACTGCCACATATTTAGTTAGAAAAGACTCAAATTTTTCTGTGTTTTTAAACTCTGTTGTTTCAAAGATAGTTGTTTTGCATCTACAATCAGAGCtctttgtaaaaatattgctacaagttgttttgaatttgttaaGTGGAGAAATTGAGGAAAGTAAAAAGCTCAGAAGAGAGGTGTTAAGGTCTCAACtaaatatttctgaatttaTAGGGCTTAATGTTTTTCCTTATGAAATTAGTGCACTGCTGTACAATGCTTATTATGACCAACAAATaactgaagaaaatttattaaaatgggtTTTTAAAGCTTTTGCTGAGGATATGAATCATACAAATGAGTATCTGGACATGTTAATGGGAAAAATCATCTCTGAGTCTCAAATCTGGGAACAATTCCCTCAACTTCCCTCAAGCCATCGATTGCAAATCCTAATCTTTCTTCAAGAAGCCTTAACAAGCCCtgataaaaatacattaataattaaagtaaatCCCCCCCAATATTGTCTGCAATGCTTAGCAAGGACTTTCAGCAACAGTGGtagcataatttttcaaacaactcCTAACAATACAGACTCAATCAAAGAAGTTTTGGTGCTTTTGCAAGTTCTTGCACACCTTTCAAGTGAGGAATTACACTTAAAACACCTGTCAAATGACAAggatttattgataaattgcGGAGTGTTGCTTATAAATGCACATCAACTTGGGAAGTGTGAAGGAAGTGTATTTACTCCTATGCAAAAATTGGAAGAGCTGCAAAATCCTAGTGAGGACTTAAGAGGAAGTCTAGTGTTTGGTTTTAAAGCTGATTTAATTCGGTTAATTGCAAATTTGTGTTGGAGGAATCGAGTGATGCAGGAATTG gccAGGGAGGCTGAGCTTATTCCAGTTTTGTTAGATTGTTGTAATATGGATGCTAAAAATCCCT ttattattCAATGGGCAATTTTGGCCATTCGCAATATTTGCGAAAACAACAGGGAAAATCAACTGATTATTGGAGGTTTAACCCAAAagaaatttatcagttctgaGATTTTGGAGAACTTTGGGGTGAAGTTGCATAATGATGGAAAACACAGCACTGGTATTATTTTGGATACaaataaacgttaa
- the TTLL12 gene encoding tubulin--tyrosine ligase-like protein 12, with translation MGLISPINVFLDQHKNQLLSSGIPELYWESLYRKLLNQTFDAGQSFQLVKIEYDECPKPHEPVWGLQAIKDLDKNDSEHIYLVDHAWTYHITEAKKNLQYDSLRVRLANILGLDPELPREELIEKIFETMWRINGTYNVRNMENTEQTQMWYVTDEIGCALQHSDNPNCRMVPFFYLSGGIYSLLFLQESIEEGELMCRDFAEGITDIVRRKAALLPWVPSTFEDVDVLAKIPDEEYFVSGHITETLPEVPGKLVTLQKDKKYLCYTQYDLIAKYLNDEKFEITTNEGEADILWYTEHFRDFKKLSEENPNKFINQFPYEYVLTVKDLLCMTCRRYKNNSLQAPWFPITYNLVNEVGNFAKYFQKQESEGAENNYWIIKPYNLARGMDMHITNNLNYIMRLPATGPKIVQKYLTNPVLFYRPECEGKVKFDLRYVILLKSIKPLEVFVYKNFFLRFANKPFELTDFDDYEKHFTVMNYTEGVVLKHMKCEEFKVEWQVQYASYNWEVIEKKILEMLRNIMECATAVEPPCGIAENAQSRALYAADLMLDWQNQDMQPKILEINYMPDCDRACKYYPNFYNDIFKLLFLNEDSGCFFKL, from the coding sequence atgggACTCATCTCGCCAATAAACGTCTTCCTTGATCAACATAAAAACCAATTACTTTCCTCCGGAATACCTGAACTTTACTGGGAGTCCCTGTACCGCAAATTACTTAATCAAACCTTTGATGCAGGTCAGTCTTTTCAACTAGTAAAAATCGAATACGATGAATGTCCGAAGCCCCACGAACCAGTTTGGGGTCTGCAAGCGATTAAAGACTTAGACAAAAATGATTCTGAGCATATTTATTTAGTAGACCATGCCTGGACTTACCATATAACTGAAGCTAAGAAGAATCTTCAGTATGACTCTTTGAGAGTGCGTTTAGCCAATATTCTTGGGTTAGATCCTGAGTTGCCCCGTGAGGAACTTATAGAGAAGATTTTTGAAACTATGTGGAGGATTAATGGCACTTATAATGTGCGTAATATGGAAAATACTGAGCAGACTCAAATGTGGTATGTCACTGATGAAATTGGTTGTGCCTTACAACATAGTGATAACCCCAACTGCAGGATGGtgccctttttttatttaagtggCGGTATTTattcattgttatttttgcaAGAGAGTATAGAGGAGGGGGAGCTTATGTGTCGAGATTTTGCTGAGGGTATTACAGATATAGTTAGGAGAAAAGCAGCTTTATTGCCCTGGGTTCCTAGTACATTTGAGGATGTAGATGTTCTGGCAAAAATTCCTGATGAAGAGTATTTTGTCAGTGGGCATATCACAGAAACTCTGCCAGAGGTTCCAGGAAAATTAGTAACTCTTCAGAAagacaaaaaatatctttgttaTACTCAGTATGATTTGATTGCAAAGTATTTAAATGATGAAAAGTTTGAAATCACTACCAATGAAGGCGAGGCAGATATTTTATGGTACACGGAACATTTTAGAGACTTCAAGAAACTTAGTGAAGAAAACCccaataaattcataaaccAGTTTCCTTATGAGTATGTTTTAACTGTAAAAGACTTATTGTGTATGACTTGTCGGAGGTATAAGAACAATTCTCTTCAAGCTCCGTGGTTCCCTATCACATACAATCTCGTAAATGAGGTgggaaactttgccaaatacTTCCAAAAACAGGAATCAGAAGGAGCAGAAAACAATTACTGGATAATCAAGCCTTATAACTTAGCCCGAGGCATGGACATGCACATTACAAACAATTTGAACTACATCATGAGACTGCCTGCTACAGGTcctaaaattgttcaaaaatacCTAACAAATCCAGTTTTATTCTACCGGCCAGAATGTGAAGGTAAAGTCAAATTTGATCTGCGATATGTAATTTTGCTCAAATCCATAAAACCCCTTGAAGTCTTTGTGTACAAAAACTTCTTCCTAAGGTTTGCAAATAAGCCCTTTGAGTTGACTGATTTTGATGactatgaaaaacattttactgTGATGAATTACACGGAGGGGGTGGTTTTGAAGCACATGAAGTGTGAGGAATTTAAGGTGGAATGGCAAGTGCAATATGCCAGTTATAATTGGGAGGtgattgaaaagaaaatattggaaatgtTAAGAAACATTATGGAGTGTGCCACTGCAGTTGAACCTCCTTGTGGGATAGCAGAAAATGCTCAATCCAGGGCTTTGTATGCTGCTGATTTGATGCTGGATTGGCAAAATCAAGACATGCAGCCTAAAATTCTTGAGATCAATTACATGCCTGACTGTGATAGGGCTTGTAAATATTATCCAAATTTCTAcaatgatattttcaaattgttatttttgaatgAAGATAGTGGCTGTTTCTTTAAGCTGtag
- the LOC136341571 gene encoding protein AATF-like, protein MSSKVSLADKIAGVLTAAPSQFDSDDEDLDTSNAKLGEFVDFEETDEAEEALLSKFRTVNVDLLADVDQRYAGKTGSRRELKEENSSDEFLESEKEEDINKSEDLSDESENELSDASMVSHEDESDVQEEDSNFQHMHKTNRSDQVKKGLCIRNQLSIWENLLELRIQMQKCLLSMNKMPQKDHFKEMSIQSEEFETKSKEVQKGVSNILDKLLTLQTLMVKKFPETKKLRKCAAKQENEDEEITSSSEDEQEEESDTEVIPTKKRKLTDYEEDISSFHADYKQYRNQVIENWNTKTRLSITKNSGQSHSVVSQIEHILGEKEKLIKKTQLKRSEFKILGQSEENQIIEEGIEVNGDQKQVLEEYNSEIFDDTDFYHQLLRELIEVKSADITDSVQLGRQWIQLQNLRSKMKRKIDTRATKGRKIRYAVHSKLVNFMAPMDNHSWTEEAKNELYSSLFGKIH, encoded by the exons ATGTCATCCAAAGTATCGCTAGCTGATAAAATTGCTGGAGTGCTAACCGCTGCTCCCTCCCAGTTCGATTCTGATGATGAGGATTTAGACACCTCCAATGCCAAACTTGGGGAATTTGTCGATTTCGAAGAAACCGATGAGGCTGAAGAGGCTTTGCTTAGCAAGTTCAGAACTGTAAATGTTGATTTGCTGGCTGATGTGGATCAAAGATATGCAGGGAAAACAGGGAGTCGAAGAGAGCTCAAAGAGGAGAACAGTTCAGATGAATTTTTAGAATCTGAGAAAGAAGAAGATATCAACAAGTCTGAAGATCTTTCTGATGAAAGTGAAAATGAGCTCTCTGATGCCAGTATGGTTTCACATGAAGATGAGTCAGATGTGCAAGaagaagattcaaattttcaacatatgCATAAAACTAACAGGTCAGATCAAGTCAAAAAAGGGCTATGCATTAGGAACCAATTGAGTATTTGGGAAAATTTATTGGAACTGAGGATtcaaatgcaaaaatgctTGTTATCAATGAACAAAATGCCTCAAAAAGATCATTTTAAGGAAATGAGCATTCAGAGTGAGGAATTTGAGACAAAGTCAAAGGAAGTCCAAAAAGGTGTTTCTAATATCCTTGATAAGCTTTTAACATTGCAAACCTTGATGGTGAAAAAATTTCCTGAAACGAAGAAATTAAGGAAATGTGCTGCAAAACAGGAAAATGAAGATGAAGAAATTACTAGCAGCAGTGAAGATGAGCAGGAAGAGGAATCAGACACTGAAGTaatacccactaaaaaacgcAAACTTACTGATTATGAAGAAGATATTTCAAGTTTCCATGCAGATTACAAACAGTATCGAAATCAAGTAATAGAGAACTGGAACACAAAAACGAGACTTTCAATTACAAAGAACTCAGGGCAATCTCATTCTGTTGTAAGTCAAATTGAGCATATTTTAGGAGAAAAGGAAAAGCTTATAAAGAAGACACAGCTGAAGAGAAGTGAGTTCAAGATTCTGGGTCAAAGTGAAGAGAACCAAATTATTGAAGAAGGCATTGAAGTTAATGGTGACCAGAAACAAGTGTTGGAGGAATATAACAGTGAAATATTTGATGATACAGACTTTTACCATCAACTATTGAGGGAATTGATTGAAGTCAAATCTGCAGATATCACAGATTCAGTGCAGTTGGGCCGGCAGTGGATACAGCTGCAGAATTTGAGGAGCAAgatgaaaaggaaaattgataCTAGAGCCACAAAAGGCAGGAAAATTAG ATATGCAGTTCACTCGAAATTGGTGAATTTTATGGCTCCAATGGATAATCACTCTTGGACGGAAGAAGCTAAAAATGAATTGTATAGTTCGTTGTTTGGAAAAATCCATTAG
- the LOC136341561 gene encoding ataxin-10 isoform X2, with the protein MRALRQCAVYDTTATYLVRKDSNFSVFLNSVVSKIVVLHLQSELFVKILLQVVLNLLSGEIEESKKLRREVLRSQLNISEFIGLNVFPYEISALLYNAYYDQQITEENLLKWVFKAFAEDMNHTNEYLDMLMGKIISESQIWEQFPQLPSSHRLQILIFLQEALTSPDKNTLIIKVNPPQYCLQCLARTFSNSGSIIFQTTPNNTDSIKEVLVLLQVLAHLSSEELHLKHLSNDKDLLINCGVLLINAHQLGKCEGSVFTPMQKLEELQNPSEDLRGSLVFGFKADLIRLIANLCWRNRVMQELAREAELIPVLLDCCNMDAKNPFIIQWAILAIRNICENNRENQLIIGGLTQKKFISSEILENFGVKLHNDGKHSTGIILDTNKR; encoded by the exons ATGAGGGCCCTAAGACAATGTGCTGTGTATGATACAACTGCCACATATTTAGTTAGAAAAGACTCAAATTTTTCTGTGTTTTTAAACTCTGTTGTTTCAAAGATAGTTGTTTTGCATCTACAATCAGAGCtctttgtaaaaatattgctacaagttgttttgaatttgttaaGTGGAGAAATTGAGGAAAGTAAAAAGCTCAGAAGAGAGGTGTTAAGGTCTCAACtaaatatttctgaatttaTAGGGCTTAATGTTTTTCCTTATGAAATTAGTGCACTGCTGTACAATGCTTATTATGACCAACAAATaactgaagaaaatttattaaaatgggtTTTTAAAGCTTTTGCTGAGGATATGAATCATACAAATGAGTATCTGGACATGTTAATGGGAAAAATCATCTCTGAGTCTCAAATCTGGGAACAATTCCCTCAACTTCCCTCAAGCCATCGATTGCAAATCCTAATCTTTCTTCAAGAAGCCTTAACAAGCCCtgataaaaatacattaataattaaagtaaatCCCCCCCAATATTGTCTGCAATGCTTAGCAAGGACTTTCAGCAACAGTGGtagcataatttttcaaacaactcCTAACAATACAGACTCAATCAAAGAAGTTTTGGTGCTTTTGCAAGTTCTTGCACACCTTTCAAGTGAGGAATTACACTTAAAACACCTGTCAAATGACAAggatttattgataaattgcGGAGTGTTGCTTATAAATGCACATCAACTTGGGAAGTGTGAAGGAAGTGTATTTACTCCTATGCAAAAATTGGAAGAGCTGCAAAATCCTAGTGAGGACTTAAGAGGAAGTCTAGTGTTTGGTTTTAAAGCTGATTTAATTCGGTTAATTGCAAATTTGTGTTGGAGGAATCGAGTGATGCAGGAATTG gccAGGGAGGCTGAGCTTATTCCAGTTTTGTTAGATTGTTGTAATATGGATGCTAAAAATCCCT ttattattCAATGGGCAATTTTGGCCATTCGCAATATTTGCGAAAACAACAGGGAAAATCAACTGATTATTGGAGGTTTAACCCAAAagaaatttatcagttctgaGATTTTGGAGAACTTTGGGGTGAAGTTGCATAATGATGGAAAACACAGCACTGGTATTATTTTGGATACaaataaacgttaa
- the LOC136341582 gene encoding trafficking protein particle complex subunit 13 — protein sequence MEAEEHLLALKVMRLTRPTLASPLPITCDSKDLPGNLLNNALQQTPTAVPGSETLAIGQFLLLPQNPVNIYLGETFSSYICVYSETKQIVYNITVKVDLQTSSQRLPLANNPSTAQLSSDETVNTVIHHEVKEIGPHILVCEVSYQNSAGVPQSFRKFFKIQVLKPLDVKTKFYNAENDDVYLEAQVQNITSGPICLEKVSLDASHLFNVTCLNEAPSGGSVFGNVTLLHPQNISQYLYCLTPNEKLISDVKSLSGATNIGKLDIVWRSNLGEKGRLQTSQLQRMSPDIGDIKLSIMELPNFVVLEQLFTFKCKLVNNGERRVDFVLYLENTKNIAWCDISGRKLEALTPHSYKILEFKCIPLVPGLRTLSGIKLVDTFLKRTYTFDELGHVFVVLGDSKSEEKANN from the exons ATGGAAGCAGAAGAGCACCTCCTAGCGCTCAAAG TGATGAGACTCACGCGCCCTACTTTGGCGAGCCCCCTACCTATAACATGCGACAGCAAAGACTTACCAGgcaatttattgaataatgCCCTCCAGCAGACCCCCACGGCAGTACCCGGGTCAGAAACCTTAGCCATTGGTCAATTTTTGCTGCTGCCCCAAAACCCTGTCAACATCTACTTAGGAGAAACCTTCTCAAGTTACATCTGTGTTTATAGTGAAACTAAACAAATTGTGTATAATATAACTGTCAAG GTGGATTTGCAAACAAGTTCTCAACGACTGCCATTGGCTAATAATCCCTCCACGGCACAGCTCTCTTCAGATGAGACTGTTAATACTGTGATTCATCATGAGGTCAAAGAAATTGGACCTCACAT CTTGGTGTGTGAGGTGTCTTACCAGAACTCAGCAGGAGTTCCTCAATCATTtagaaaattcttcaaaatccAAGTTTTAAAGCCTTTGGATgtaaaaacaaagttttataATGCAGAAAATGATGATGTGTACCTGGAGGCTCAAGTTCAAAACATCACAAGTGGCCCCATTTGCTTGGAAAAGGTTTCCTTAGATGCTTCTCATTTGTTTAATG tgACCTGCCTAAATGAAGCTCCAAGTGGGGGCAGTGTGTTTGGCAATGTTACCTTATTGCATCCACAAAATATCAGTCAGTACTTGTATTGTTTGACACCAAATGAGAAATTGATTTCTGATGTTAAGTCATTGAGTGGAGCAACTAATATTGGGAAGCTGGACATAGTATGGAGATCAAACTTGGGGGAAAAAGGGAGGTTACAAACTAGTCAATTACAAAGAATG AGTCCAGATATTGGAGATATCAAATTGTCAATAATGGAACTCCCCAATTTTGTAGTTTTGGAGCAGCTATTCacttttaaatgtaaattagtGAATAATGG agaaagAAGAGTGGATTTTGTGCTTTATCTGGAAAACACCAAAAACATTGCTTGGTGTGACATATCGGGACGCAAACTGGAGGCGTTAACGCCTCACAGCTACAAAATTTTAGAGTTCAAATGCATTCCTTTAGTGCCCGGTTTGAGGACTTTGTCTGGAATTAAATTGGTTGACACGTTTTTGAAACGGACTTACACGTTTGATGAGTTGGGACacgtttttgttgttttaggTGATAGCAAAAGTGAAGAGAAGGCcaataattga